One window from the genome of Magnetovibrio sp. encodes:
- a CDS encoding glycosyltransferase family 4 protein produces the protein MTFSAFLSHLGFGTALCALSAFLTWLLMKRVRIIDVPNERSSHTRPTPRSGGIAIVATFFVGLLGLWVFGDDPVLTQSYFWAFCATALLIAVVSIVDDLSGLSFRAKLLLQIACAIAVMALGVVVDQISLPVVGVWHLGWLAYPLTLVWIVGLTNAFNFMDGIDGISGGTAVVAAGFFAAITFSQGSTFIYLVSVIIVWASLGFLLWNWQPAKIFMGDSGSQFLGFVLAVLAVMAGRFDASHVSYFVMPLLFFHYIWDTVYTFIRRLRAGERVTEAHRSHLYQLMNRLGLSHARVTSIYLIIGTLQGLGSLLLVHLDGALRILVFVPFIVLQMFLTVGVAQRARAAGLIA, from the coding sequence ATGACGTTTTCAGCATTCCTATCCCATCTTGGCTTCGGCACGGCGTTGTGTGCGTTGTCGGCGTTCTTGACGTGGCTTTTGATGAAGCGCGTGCGCATCATCGACGTGCCCAATGAACGCTCCTCGCACACCCGGCCCACCCCACGGTCCGGCGGCATCGCCATCGTCGCGACCTTTTTCGTTGGGTTGCTCGGGCTGTGGGTGTTCGGCGACGATCCGGTGCTCACGCAGAGCTATTTCTGGGCCTTTTGCGCGACCGCGTTGCTGATTGCGGTGGTGTCGATCGTCGACGATCTTTCGGGGTTGAGCTTTCGCGCCAAGCTGTTGCTGCAAATCGCATGTGCCATTGCGGTGATGGCCTTGGGCGTGGTGGTCGATCAGATCAGTTTGCCGGTGGTGGGCGTTTGGCATTTGGGCTGGCTGGCCTACCCGCTGACACTGGTGTGGATTGTCGGGCTGACCAACGCGTTCAACTTCATGGACGGCATCGACGGCATTTCCGGCGGCACGGCGGTGGTTGCGGCGGGCTTTTTCGCCGCCATCACCTTTTCGCAAGGCAGCACCTTTATCTATCTGGTCAGCGTCATCATCGTTTGGGCGTCGCTGGGGTTCTTGTTGTGGAACTGGCAACCGGCAAAAATTTTCATGGGCGACAGCGGTAGCCAGTTTCTGGGCTTCGTGTTGGCCGTGTTGGCGGTGATGGCGGGGCGTTTTGATGCCTCGCACGTTTCATATTTTGTCATGCCGCTGCTGTTTTTTCACTACATCTGGGACACCGTGTACACCTTTATACGCCGGTTGCGGGCGGGCGAGCGGGTTACCGAGGCGCACCGCAGTCATCTCTATCAGTTGATGAACCGCCTGGGCCTCAGCCATGCGCGGGTGACGTCGATCTATCTGATCATCGGAACATTGCAGGGACTGGGGTCACTGCTGTTGGTGCACTTGGACGGGGCATTGCGCATTTTGGTTTTTGTGCCGTTCATCGTCTTGCAGATGTTCTTGACCGTCGGCGTGGCCCAGCGCGCCCGGGCCGCGGGGCTTATTGCGTAA